A portion of the Marinobacter alexandrii genome contains these proteins:
- a CDS encoding ABC transporter ATP-binding protein encodes MINLKDVSKFIESKYQRTFILKGVDLEIKEGEFASIMGPSGSGKSTLLNIIGMLDKPSEGEYYFMDEPVHKLREKRISRIHKEHIGFIFQAYHLIDELTVYENIETPLIYRGIKGKERASMIAEMLDRFNMVAKKDLFPEQLSGGQQQLVGVVRAIIGKPQLLLADEPTGNLHSSQGEEVMDVLKQLHKEGMTIIQVTHNEKFAEYGSRVIQLEDGRVMS; translated from the coding sequence ATGATCAACCTAAAAGACGTAAGCAAATTCATTGAATCTAAATACCAAAGAACTTTCATTTTGAAAGGAGTCGATTTAGAAATAAAAGAAGGAGAGTTTGCTAGCATAATGGGGCCATCTGGTTCAGGAAAGTCCACCTTACTTAATATCATAGGAATGCTGGATAAGCCATCAGAAGGGGAATACTACTTCATGGATGAACCGGTTCATAAGCTTCGCGAAAAAAGAATTTCTAGAATTCATAAAGAACACATTGGGTTTATATTTCAGGCATACCACCTGATTGATGAACTCACCGTTTATGAAAACATTGAAACACCATTGATCTATAGAGGAATCAAAGGGAAAGAAAGAGCAAGTATGATAGCAGAAATGCTAGATCGATTTAACATGGTTGCCAAGAAGGATCTTTTCCCTGAACAACTCTCCGGTGGACAGCAGCAGCTAGTTGGTGTTGTAAGGGCGATCATTGGTAAACCGCAGTTGCTTTTAGCAGATGAGCCTACGGGAAACCTTCATTCGTCTCAAGGTGAGGAAGTGATGGATGTCTTAAAACAGCTTCATAAAGAAGGTATGACCATTATTCAGGTTACACACAATGAAAAATTTGCCGAGTATGGTTCTCGTGTTATCCAATTAGAGGATGGTCGTGTGATGAGCTAG
- a CDS encoding BatD family protein, translating into MKLTNKFLIGCAGILLFVTNVFSQDVSIKLGKNEIGINQYFTITLQVENDRLKQYSEFPSIEGFIKRGTSSSTTTNYVNGRMSSTQSLTQNYQATEKGTFLLEPFFITINGTEVKSEGIQIVVGEAVQRQARQNRVGRDPFEDLFGGRSEPEEFVDIKADAFVALSLDKDEVYVGEGFTATLAFYVAEANRAEMRFYDLANQITEIVKTVKPGNCWEENFSIDQISGDPVTIGGRKYTRYKIYQTAYYPLTQQDIDFPSVGLKMIKYKVAKNPSFFGRNRQEDFQTFYSREKKVKVKELPPHPLRDQVAVGNYRLDEKIGSEILVTGQSLNYSFDIVGEGNISAIEAPNPDGKDVFDFYAPNVTQQVNRSGGKVRGIKSYDYYGIPNEPGTYALSDFFKWIYFNPATKSYDTLKSDYNLTVTGESRKNLSIASNDLGDFYDQINTADNELNTISGNDWFTIIVNIFIVLTLALTAYMLFKKTA; encoded by the coding sequence ATGAAACTAACGAACAAGTTCTTGATAGGTTGTGCTGGTATATTACTATTTGTTACAAATGTTTTCAGCCAAGATGTTTCCATCAAGTTGGGAAAAAATGAGATTGGGATTAATCAATATTTCACTATCACATTACAAGTTGAAAATGACAGACTCAAGCAGTACAGTGAATTTCCTAGTATTGAAGGTTTTATAAAAAGGGGTACTTCTTCATCGACCACTACTAACTATGTAAATGGTAGGATGTCGTCCACCCAAAGCCTTACTCAAAACTATCAAGCTACTGAAAAAGGCACCTTTTTGTTAGAGCCCTTCTTCATAACGATCAATGGTACGGAGGTGAAATCTGAGGGTATCCAAATTGTGGTAGGAGAAGCTGTGCAGCGCCAAGCAAGACAAAATCGAGTTGGGAGAGATCCTTTTGAAGATCTTTTTGGTGGTAGATCAGAGCCTGAAGAATTTGTTGATATCAAAGCTGATGCGTTTGTCGCATTATCACTGGATAAAGATGAGGTTTATGTCGGCGAGGGATTCACAGCCACCTTGGCATTCTATGTAGCTGAAGCGAACAGAGCTGAAATGAGATTCTATGATTTGGCAAACCAGATCACTGAAATAGTTAAAACAGTTAAGCCAGGAAACTGCTGGGAGGAAAATTTCAGTATTGATCAAATATCAGGAGATCCGGTCACCATAGGTGGAAGAAAATATACCCGCTATAAAATTTATCAAACCGCCTACTATCCCTTGACACAACAGGATATTGATTTCCCTTCTGTTGGTCTAAAAATGATTAAATATAAGGTTGCAAAAAATCCTTCCTTCTTTGGAAGAAACAGGCAAGAGGATTTCCAAACTTTTTATTCAAGAGAAAAGAAAGTGAAGGTAAAGGAGCTACCCCCACATCCCCTCAGAGATCAGGTTGCAGTAGGTAACTATCGGTTAGATGAGAAAATTGGCAGTGAAATATTAGTAACAGGTCAAAGCCTCAATTACTCTTTTGACATTGTAGGTGAAGGAAATATCAGTGCTATTGAAGCACCAAATCCGGATGGAAAAGATGTGTTTGATTTTTATGCACCAAACGTTACTCAGCAAGTCAATAGATCCGGTGGTAAGGTGCGTGGGATCAAAAGTTATGATTACTACGGTATCCCTAATGAGCCGGGCACATATGCTCTTTCAGATTTTTTTAAATGGATATACTTCAATCCTGCAACGAAATCATATGATACATTAAAGTCAGACTATAATTTAACAGTGACAGGAGAAAGTAGAAAAAACCTCTCTATAGCTTCCAATGATTTAGGTGACTTTTATGATCAAATTAACACAGCAGATAATGAACTTAATACCATTAGTGGAAATGACTGGTTTACTATCATAGTTAATATCTTTATTGTCTTAACATTGGCTCTTACAGCTTACATGCTGTTCAAGAAGACAGCATAA
- a CDS encoding peroxidase-related enzyme (This protein belongs to a clade of uncharacterized proteins related to peroxidases such as the alkylhydroperoxidase AhpD.): MPYIETIQPDQADGDLKDIYDGLIESRGKIAEVHKIQSLNPASIVNHMDLYMTIMFGKSPLKRVDREMMAVVVSIENKCEYCQTHHLEAVKNFWRDDSKLDSFQRDFENAGLDEKEKALCHFAKDLTKNPEKSNDAGLVNPLKEIGLSDREILDATLVVAYFNFVNRIVLGLGVELENNPGGYKYD, translated from the coding sequence ATGCCATACATCGAGACAATACAGCCTGATCAAGCAGACGGTGACCTAAAAGACATTTATGATGGACTGATTGAGAGCAGGGGAAAGATTGCTGAAGTACATAAAATCCAGTCGCTAAATCCAGCTTCTATTGTGAATCATATGGATTTATACATGACTATCATGTTTGGGAAGTCTCCACTCAAGAGAGTAGATCGAGAAATGATGGCTGTTGTAGTATCTATTGAAAATAAGTGTGAGTATTGCCAAACTCATCATCTGGAAGCCGTAAAGAATTTTTGGAGAGACGATTCCAAACTCGACTCATTTCAACGAGATTTTGAAAATGCAGGATTGGATGAAAAAGAAAAAGCACTTTGCCATTTTGCTAAGGATCTGACCAAGAATCCTGAAAAATCAAATGATGCTGGGCTAGTAAATCCATTAAAGGAAATAGGCTTATCTGATAGAGAAATTTTAGACGCAACTCTTGTTGTCGCCTATTTTAATTTCGTGAATAGAATTGTACTAGGCCTTGGTGTTGAACTTGAAAATAATCCTGGCGGCTATAAGTACGATTAA
- a CDS encoding PhoH family protein, whose amino-acid sequence MAKSTKKKKIFVLDTSVILFSHDSILNFAEHDVGLPITVLEELDQFKKGNDTKNFEAREFIRLLDKLAKDHSLKDWIPLNGKTKGCFKVIMDSESTLDATQIFNDGKNDHRILNAALTIQEQEPKRKVILVSKDINLRLKAKSLELTSEDYETGKIKNVNTLTTGKSELEDINSEHIDELFKRNVIDRKKVLMRKKFPANNYFILKSEKNSVLGYYNPINDTVEKVEKQTVYGIKPKNAEQTFAMHAMLNPEIKLVSINGVAGTGKTLLALASALEQRRNFKQIYLARPIVPLSNKDIGYLPGDIKSKLNPYMEPLWDNLKFIQHQFRENDKEFTRITDMVNQEKLMITPLAYIRGRSLSNIFFIVDEAQNLTPHEVKTIITRAGENTKIIFTGDIYQIDTPYLDSQSNGLSYLIDRIKDHPMFAHVTLEKGERSELANLANELL is encoded by the coding sequence ATGGCGAAATCCACTAAGAAAAAAAAAATTTTCGTTCTAGACACCTCTGTTATTCTTTTTTCACACGATTCCATTCTCAATTTTGCCGAGCATGATGTAGGCTTGCCAATTACCGTTTTGGAGGAGTTAGATCAGTTCAAAAAGGGTAACGATACCAAAAATTTTGAGGCACGTGAGTTTATCCGATTATTAGACAAGTTGGCTAAAGATCATAGCCTGAAAGACTGGATTCCATTAAATGGAAAAACAAAAGGATGCTTCAAGGTGATCATGGATTCTGAAAGCACATTAGACGCGACTCAGATATTCAATGATGGGAAGAATGATCATAGAATCTTAAATGCAGCGCTCACCATTCAGGAGCAAGAGCCGAAGCGAAAAGTGATTCTGGTATCTAAGGATATCAATTTGAGACTTAAAGCAAAGTCACTTGAATTGACATCAGAAGATTATGAGACTGGCAAAATAAAAAATGTCAATACGTTGACTACCGGGAAATCAGAACTTGAAGATATTAATTCAGAGCACATCGATGAGTTGTTTAAAAGGAATGTGATTGATCGCAAGAAAGTGTTGATGCGAAAAAAGTTTCCAGCGAATAATTACTTCATTCTCAAGAGTGAAAAGAATTCTGTTTTAGGTTATTACAATCCTATTAATGATACTGTAGAGAAAGTAGAGAAGCAGACCGTTTACGGCATAAAACCAAAGAACGCAGAGCAAACTTTTGCCATGCATGCCATGCTTAATCCTGAAATTAAACTGGTCAGTATCAATGGGGTAGCAGGAACTGGAAAAACGTTATTAGCATTAGCTTCGGCTTTAGAGCAAAGAAGAAATTTCAAGCAGATTTACTTAGCTCGCCCCATTGTACCGCTAAGCAATAAGGATATTGGCTATTTGCCCGGTGATATAAAGTCCAAGCTTAATCCCTATATGGAGCCTCTTTGGGATAATCTCAAGTTTATCCAGCATCAGTTCCGAGAAAATGACAAAGAATTTACTCGCATTACGGATATGGTCAATCAGGAGAAACTGATGATCACACCATTGGCATATATTCGTGGTAGAAGTTTGTCTAATATCTTTTTCATTGTGGATGAAGCTCAAAACCTAACGCCTCATGAGGTGAAGACAATCATTACTCGAGCAGGAGAAAATACCAAAATCATTTTCACAGGAGACATTTATCAGATTGATACACCTTACCTTGATTCACAGTCAAATGGATTGTCATATTTAATTGATCGGATCAAAGACCATCCAATGTTCGCACATGTCACGCTCGAAAAAGGAGAGAGATCCGAACTGGCAAATCTTGCAAACGAGCTGCTTTAG
- a CDS encoding dicarboxylate/amino acid:cation symporter, which translates to MIKRLPLHTKILIGMALGLGFGMLCIQFPSMSGFTIDYVKPIGTIFIRGLKMIAVPLVLASLIIGVANIGDISKLTRMGGKTLLIFIVTTVISITIGLSIVAIVKPGHKLPEETRTNLMELYNSNAAGKIDFAEKVKSRGPLQPLVDMVPDNIFMAATSNSAMLQVVFFAIIIGIAMLKVPKEKSAPVVAFFNGFNDIIIKVVEFIMLIAPYGVFALIASLMIEIAGNDPSKAWELLYALLWYSMTVIGGMLIMMLVIYPLLLRTFTKINVLDFFKGMRPAMLLGFSTSSSTATLPVTMERVEKHLGVSEEVSSFVLPLGATINMNGTSLYQGVSAIFIAQALGLELSLSSQLMIVLTATLAAVGTAGVPGAGLVMLVIVLEAVGIPAAGIALIMAPERILDMVRTMINISGDAAVSVVVASTENAIDKEVLKEHVND; encoded by the coding sequence ATGATTAAAAGGCTACCCCTCCACACCAAAATCTTAATAGGCATGGCGCTAGGACTTGGATTTGGCATGCTTTGCATACAGTTTCCATCCATGTCCGGATTTACCATTGATTATGTTAAGCCAATTGGGACGATATTCATTCGAGGTTTGAAAATGATAGCTGTGCCATTGGTATTGGCTTCCTTAATAATAGGTGTTGCCAATATTGGTGATATCTCTAAGCTCACCAGGATGGGGGGCAAGACATTGCTAATCTTCATTGTCACGACGGTGATATCCATTACAATAGGTTTATCTATTGTTGCGATAGTTAAACCGGGTCATAAGTTGCCAGAAGAGACCAGGACCAATTTGATGGAACTTTATAACTCAAACGCAGCTGGCAAAATAGATTTTGCAGAAAAGGTGAAGTCAAGAGGGCCATTACAGCCTTTGGTTGATATGGTACCTGATAACATTTTTATGGCCGCTACCAGCAATAGTGCCATGCTTCAAGTTGTTTTCTTTGCGATCATCATAGGTATAGCCATGCTCAAAGTTCCAAAAGAAAAGAGTGCACCTGTTGTTGCTTTTTTCAATGGATTCAATGATATAATTATTAAAGTGGTGGAGTTTATTATGCTCATTGCTCCTTACGGAGTTTTTGCCCTTATTGCTTCCTTAATGATTGAAATAGCTGGCAATGATCCGTCCAAAGCTTGGGAACTCTTATATGCTCTTCTATGGTACTCAATGACTGTTATTGGAGGGATGTTGATTATGATGCTGGTTATTTATCCCTTATTGCTAAGAACATTCACGAAGATTAACGTACTTGACTTTTTCAAAGGAATGCGACCTGCTATGTTATTGGGTTTCAGCACCAGCTCTAGTACAGCCACACTGCCCGTTACCATGGAGCGTGTAGAGAAACATTTAGGTGTTTCGGAAGAGGTTAGCAGTTTTGTCCTCCCCTTGGGAGCTACCATTAATATGAATGGGACAAGTTTGTATCAGGGCGTTTCGGCAATATTCATTGCACAAGCCTTAGGTTTGGAATTATCACTCAGTTCGCAACTAATGATCGTACTCACCGCAACTCTGGCAGCTGTAGGAACAGCTGGTGTGCCTGGGGCAGGCCTTGTCATGCTTGTGATTGTATTGGAGGCTGTGGGTATACCTGCTGCAGGTATTGCACTTATCATGGCACCAGAAAGAATTCTTGACATGGTGCGGACCATGATCAACATCAGTGGAGATGCTGCTGTATCCGTCGTTGTGGCATCAACGGAGAATGCTATCGATAAAGAAGTATTGAAAGAGCACGTAAACGATTAA
- the aroC gene encoding chorismate synthase translates to MSNTFGNILKITSFGESHGSGVGVVIDGCPAGIKLDNTSIQAELNRRKPGQSRITTQRKEADEFEFFSGVFEGISTGSPITILIRNQDQKSKDYNHIKDVYRPSHADFTYQEKYGIRDYRGGGRSSARITAGWVAAGAIAKLILEDVGVKCQAYVSQVGDLKLDKDYSDLDLAKTESNDVRCPDDAMAQQMFDLIDTIRKDRDTIGGVVTGVISNVPVGLGEPLFDKLNAALGHAMLSINAVKGFELGSGFKGVEMKGSNHNDSFENKEGKIHTVTNHSGGIQGGISNGEDIYFNVAFKPVATIMQDQPSVDKEGNFATVEGKGRHDPCVVPRAVPIVEAMSAIVMADFYLLAQTNKLRG, encoded by the coding sequence ATGAGTAATACTTTCGGAAACATTTTAAAAATTACTTCTTTTGGAGAATCTCATGGTTCTGGTGTTGGAGTAGTTATTGACGGCTGTCCAGCAGGCATAAAACTGGACAATACTTCTATTCAAGCAGAACTGAATCGAAGAAAACCTGGCCAATCTAGAATTACAACACAACGAAAGGAAGCCGATGAATTTGAATTCTTCTCAGGAGTTTTCGAGGGAATATCTACAGGCTCTCCGATTACAATCCTTATTAGGAATCAAGATCAGAAAAGCAAGGATTACAATCATATCAAAGATGTTTACAGGCCATCCCATGCGGATTTTACCTATCAGGAAAAGTATGGAATACGGGATTATAGAGGAGGGGGAAGAAGCTCTGCTCGTATAACAGCGGGATGGGTGGCAGCTGGTGCGATAGCTAAATTGATTTTAGAAGATGTCGGAGTTAAATGCCAAGCATACGTATCACAAGTAGGTGACTTGAAATTGGATAAAGATTACAGTGATTTAGACTTGGCAAAAACAGAATCAAATGATGTAAGATGCCCAGATGATGCTATGGCTCAACAAATGTTTGATTTAATAGATACAATTAGAAAAGATCGTGATACCATTGGAGGAGTTGTTACAGGAGTAATTTCTAATGTTCCTGTAGGTCTAGGAGAACCGCTTTTTGATAAGCTAAATGCTGCATTAGGTCATGCAATGCTTTCCATCAATGCTGTGAAAGGTTTTGAGCTAGGAAGTGGTTTCAAAGGAGTGGAAATGAAAGGCTCAAATCACAACGATTCATTTGAGAATAAAGAGGGGAAGATTCATACCGTCACCAATCATTCGGGAGGAATTCAAGGAGGAATTTCGAATGGAGAAGATATTTATTTCAATGTTGCCTTCAAACCGGTAGCTACTATTATGCAAGATCAACCCTCGGTAGATAAAGAAGGAAACTTTGCGACTGTCGAGGGTAAAGGACGTCATGATCCTTGCGTAGTACCTCGTGCAGTCCCAATAGTTGAAGCAATGTCGGCAATCGTCATGGCAGATTTCTATTTATTGGCTCAAACGAATAAATTGCGAGGCTAA
- a CDS encoding mechanosensitive ion channel has protein sequence MPDYLERLIHTISDSLPGVVGAVLVLIVGWLFAILVRKVVHSLMKKTEWDERLLGNTILDTNKFIANLVYYILMLIILLIVLEMLGVSYVLDPIRNMLNEFLGFIPNILAGSAIIFIGYIIAKFISNLVKMAGSFFDRLANNMGFKETDKLVHFIQQVVFIVIFIPFIIQGLNALHLEAITNPANNVLHQMLDSVPNIIGAVLIIAIFVVGGRFITSFVKDLLANIGIDRLIERLQLKSVLGDQKLSSIVANIIFFFMVFFGVISGVEMLGLDRLAEVLHTILNLSGNVLFGLIILVMGNFLGSVIFKSMDSSGENSFVAGIARVAIVGLFLAIALRTMGIANSIVELAFGLTLGAIAIAVALSYGLGGREAAGKHMEQILKKFQGKKK, from the coding sequence ATGCCTGATTACCTAGAGCGATTAATTCATACTATTAGTGACTCTCTCCCAGGAGTAGTAGGCGCAGTTCTCGTGTTAATCGTAGGATGGCTTTTTGCAATCCTTGTTCGAAAAGTTGTCCATAGCCTCATGAAAAAGACAGAGTGGGATGAGCGACTATTAGGTAATACAATCCTGGATACAAACAAGTTTATTGCAAACTTGGTGTATTATATACTCATGTTGATCATTTTACTGATTGTGTTAGAGATGCTTGGCGTTAGCTATGTCTTGGATCCAATCAGAAATATGTTGAATGAGTTCTTAGGATTCATTCCAAACATACTGGCAGGATCAGCCATCATATTCATCGGTTATATAATCGCGAAATTCATTTCGAATTTGGTGAAAATGGCGGGTAGTTTCTTTGATCGACTGGCCAACAATATGGGCTTTAAAGAGACAGACAAACTGGTCCATTTTATCCAGCAAGTTGTCTTTATTGTCATATTTATTCCTTTCATCATTCAGGGTTTAAATGCACTTCATTTAGAGGCTATAACTAATCCGGCAAACAATGTTCTCCACCAGATGCTGGATTCAGTTCCTAATATTATAGGTGCAGTGCTAATAATTGCAATCTTTGTTGTTGGGGGACGATTCATTACGTCCTTTGTCAAGGATCTTCTGGCAAATATTGGAATCGACAGGCTGATCGAAAGATTACAATTAAAATCAGTGCTGGGAGATCAAAAACTTTCCAGCATTGTTGCGAATATCATCTTCTTTTTCATGGTCTTCTTCGGAGTTATCTCAGGAGTAGAAATGCTTGGATTAGACAGGCTAGCTGAAGTTTTGCATACAATCTTGAATCTATCGGGAAATGTGCTCTTCGGCCTAATAATTTTAGTGATGGGTAATTTTCTTGGGTCTGTCATCTTTAAATCAATGGATAGCTCAGGAGAGAATTCCTTTGTTGCGGGAATAGCGAGAGTAGCCATTGTCGGCCTATTCTTAGCTATTGCACTCAGAACAATGGGCATTGCAAACAGTATTGTAGAGCTAGCCTTTGGGCTTACCCTTGGGGCTATCGCTATAGCTGTAGCACTTTCGTACGGACTTGGAGGTCGTGAAGCCGCAGGCAAGCACATGGAGCAGATTCTAAAGAAATTTCAGGGGAAGAAAAAGTAA